A portion of the Cryptomeria japonica chromosome 5, Sugi_1.0, whole genome shotgun sequence genome contains these proteins:
- the LOC131034792 gene encoding abscisic acid receptor PYL4 codes for MMYAQQAQQEVWRSPDFTVRRKSAEEEEEYSRLREVVERYHSHAVSGNECRSVVVQRIEAPVSVVWSVVRRFDEPQAYKHFVRSCCLRGDGDLKVGCLREVRVVSGLPAATSTERLEILDEERHIFSFRIVGGDHRLNNYRSVTTLHEALIEGQPGTVVVESYLVEVPDGNTKEDTCLFIDTIVKCNLHSLAQISQHLKMHNSC; via the coding sequence ATGATGTACGCACAGCAAGCGCAGCAGGAGGTTTGGAGATCGCCGGACTTTACAGTCAGGCGAAAGAGCGCGGAGGAGGAGGAAGAATATTCGCGGCTCAGGGAGGTTGTGGAGCGCTACCATTCGCATGCTGTGTCCGGCAACGAGTGCCGGTCGGTTGTGGTGCAACGCATCGAAGCACCGGTAAGCGTTGTCTGGTCTGTGGTGCGGCGCTTCGATGAGCCGCAGGCTTACAAGCACTTTGTGCGGAGCTGTTGTTTGCGTGGCGATGGAGATCTGAAGGTAGGGTGCCTGAGAGAAGTTAGGGTTGTTTCGGGGCTCCCTGCGGCCACCAGCACCGAGCGGCTTGAAATTCTTGACGAAGAGCGCCACATTTTCAGCTTCCGGATCGTCGGCGGTGACCACCGGCTGAACAATTATCGGTCCGTGACAACGCTTCATGAGGCGCTTATTGAAGGTCAGCCTGGCACCGTGGTCGTGGAGTCTTACCTTGTGGAGGTTCCTGATGGAAATACTAAGGAGGACACGTGCCTGTTTATTGATACCATTGTTAAGTGCAATCTGCACTCGCTCGCGCAAATCTCACAGCACCTCAAGATGCATAATAGCTGCTAG